Below is a window of Clavibacter michiganensis subsp. tessellarius DNA.
GAGCCGGAGTACCTGATGCGCGGTGCCCGGATGCCGGGCTGCTCCGCCCGCACCTCCTGCGCCCCGTGCAGGTGCCCGAGCGCCACGTAGTCCGCGCCCCGGAACACCGACGCCGGCACCTGGTCGAACCCGCCCACGCGGATGTCCCGCTCGCTCTCGCTGGGCGCCGCTCCCGTGACGAACGCGTGCGCGACCACGACCACGCGCGCCTCCGGTCGTCCGGCGGCGTCGGCGCGCACCCGGTCCATCGCCGCGCCCAGCACGGCCTCGTGCGAGCGCGGCAGGGGAGGGGCGTCGGCGGCGGCGAGCGACGCGCGCACGGCATCCGGATCGAGGTACGGCACCCCGTAGATCGCGACCGGCCCGTCCACGTCGTCGAGCACCACGGGCACGTCGAGCGCCTCGGCCGACGCGAGGATGCGCACCCCGTCGCGCAGCAGCCCCGACGCGAACCCGAGGCGCGCGGCCGAGTCGTGGTTGCCGGGCGTCACGATGACGGTGGCGTGCGCGCTCAGCCGCGCGAGCGCGTCACCGAGCAGCGTGACGCTGGGGACGCCCGGCACCGCGCGGTCGTACACGTCGCCGGCGACCAGCACGACGTCCACCTCCCGCTCCTCCACGAGCGCGACGAGGTGGTCGAGGAACGCCGCGTGATGCGCGTGCAGGTCCTCGCCGTGGAGGGTGCGCCCGAGGTGCCAGTCGCTCGTGTGGAGGATGCGCACGCGGGTCCTTCCGTGGGGCTGCCGGCGGTGCCCGTCACGCTACCGGAGGGCGCCGACACGGCCGGGCCGGTCGGCGCCCGCGCGGGCTAGTCCTTCTTCCCGTGCGCCGCGACCGACACGTCCTCCCACTCCCGCCACGTCGCGAGGCGCTGTGCGTAGTCCTTCTCCGCGATCGCCAGCGGCCCGTCGCCGAGGAAGATCCGCAGCGGCGGCTCCTCCGCGTCGACGATCGCGAGGATCGCGTCGCGCGTCGCCGTCGGGTCGCCCGGCGTCGTGCTCTTGTAGCCCTCCGCGCGGCGCTCCCGCATGCCGTCGTAGGCGGCGATGGGCTCGGCGCGCTTCGCCGAGGCGCCCGACCAGTCGGTGCTGTAGCCGGCGGGCTCGACGAGCGTCACGTGGATCCCGAACTCCGCCACCTCGAGCGCCAGCGACTGGCTGAACCCCTCGAGCGCCCACTTCGACGCGTGGTAGATGCCGGTGTTGGTGAAGGCGCTGATCCCGCCGATGCTCGACACCTGGACGATGTGCCCGGATCCCTGCGCGCGCATGATCGTGACCGCGGCCTGCGTGATCCACAGCGCGCCGAAGACGTTGGCCTCGAACTGGCCGCGCACCTCCTCCTCGGTGAGCTCCTCGATGGCGCCGAACTGGCCGAAGCCCGCGTTGTTGACGACCACGTCGAGCGTGCCGAAGCGCTCCGCCGCCCGCTGCACGGCGGCGATCCCGGCCTCCCGGTCGGTGACGTCGAGCTGCAGGGGGAGCACGGCGTCGCCGTACCGCTCGACGAGGGCGTCGAGCGTGGAGGTGTCGCGGGCCGTCGCGGCGACGCGGTCGCCGCGCTCCAGCGCCGCCTCCGCCCACTCGCGGCCGAAGCCCTTGGATGCGCCGGTGATGAACCAGGTCGTCATGGGGATGTCCTCTCGTCGGTACTCCGGCCAACGTCCGCGGCCGGATCCCCATGCCCGGATCCGCCGATCCCTCCCCAGGCGTCGCCCGACGGACACCCGCGACCAGCCCGCCCGCCATCGGGACCCGCGGGACCGCCTTGGTAGGATCGAGTGTGACTGGAGAGAACCTGCTCGGCGTCCCCGAGACGCGCCTGGCCGACGAGCCCGAGGTCGCCGCCCGCATCGCGAACGCCGACGGCGATCACGACACCCTCGGCGCCATCGCGGCCGACCACCCGCAGTCGTCGCTCGTCTGGGCGCTGCTCGCCGACTCCGCGTACGTGCAGGGCGACCGCATCGCCTCGTACGCGTTCGCGCGCGTCGGCTACCACCGCGGGCTCGACTCGCTGCGCAAGTCCGGCTGGAAGGGCCAGGGCCCCGTGCCGTGGAACCACGAGCCGAACCGCGGCGTCCTCCGCTCCCTCTACGCGCTGCGTCGCGCGGCCGCCGCCATCGGCGAGGAGGACGAGGTCTCGCGCCTCAGCGCCTTCCTGCGCGACGCGGATCCCACGGCCGCCGGCCACATCGAGGCGGCGACGGCCGGGGCGCTCCCGCCCACGGAGGCCATCGTCATCCGCGGCCAGGACTGACCTGCCCGCACCGCGCACCACCCGCACGACGCCCCACCGCACCACGCACCGCCCGCACCACCGCACGCCACCCGATCCAGACCCGACCGACCCGCCCCGACGAGGAGTGAGCCATGCCCGCAGTAGTGATCATCGGAGCCCAGTGGGGGGACGAGGGCAAGGGACGCGCGACCGACCTCCTCGGCAGCCGCGTCGACTACGTCGTGAAGTTCAACGGCGGCAACAACGCCGGCCACACGGTCGTCGTCGGCGACGAGAAGTACGCGCTGCACCTGCTGCCCTCGGGCATCCTCACGCCGGGCGTCGTGCCCGTCATCGGCAACGGCGTCGTCGTCGACATCGAGGTGCTGTTCCACGAGCTCGACGCGCTCGCCGCCCGCGGCGTCGACGTCTCGCGCCTCCGCGTCAGCGCCAACGCGCACGTCATCACGCACTACCACCGCACCATCGACAAGGTCACGGAGCGCTTCCTCGGCAAGCGCCAGATCGGCACCACCGGCCGCGGCATCGGGCCCACCTACGCCGACAAGATCAACCGCGTCGGCATCCGGATCCAGGACCTCTTCGACGAGAACATCCTGCGCCAGAAGGTCGAGGCGGCCCTCGACGCCAAGAACCACATGCTCGTCAAGATCTACAACCGCCGCGCCATCTCGGCCGAGGAGATCGTGGAGAGCCTCCTCTCCTACGTGGAGCGCCTCCGCCCCATGGTGGGCGACGCGTCGCTCGAGCTGAACGCCGCGCTCGACGAGGGCAAGACCGTGCTCTTCGAGGCCGGCCAGGCCACCATGCTCGACATCGACCACGGCACGTACCCGTTCGTCACGTCGTCGTCCGCCACGTCCGGCGGCGCGGCCACGGGCTCGGGCGTCGCGCCGAACCGGCTCGACCGGATCATCGCGGTCGTCAAGGCGTACACGACGCGCGTCGGCGCCGGCCCCTTCCCCACGGAGCTGCACGACGCGTCCGGCGAGTACCTGCGCGCCAAGGGCTTCGAGTTCGGCACCACCACCGGCCGCCCGCGCCGCTGCGGCTGGTACGACGCGCCCATCGCGCGCTACACGGCGCGCATCAACGGCGTCACCGACTTCGTGCTCACCAAGCTCGACGTGCTCTCCGGCCTGGCGACCATCCCGGTCTGCGTCGCCTACGACGTCGACGGCGTGCGTCACGACGAGGTGCCCGTCTCCCAGTCCGACTTCCACCACGCGACGCCCGTCTACGAGGAGCTGCCGGGCTGGCAGGAGGACATCACGGGCTGCCGCACCTTCGCCGACCTGCCGAAGAACGCGCAGGACTACGTGATGGCCATCGAGCGCATGAGCGGCGCGCGCATCTCGGCCGTGGGCGTGGGCCCGGAGCGCGAGCAGGTCGTCGTGCTGCACGACCTCCTCGAGGCCTGACCCTGATCCACGACGGCTGGGCCGACGACGCCCGCCTCGGCACCGACGCGTCGGACCTCGCGCGCTTCCTCAGCCGGGCGGACGCGCGCACGATGAACCGCGAGCGCCTCCAGGCCGACCTCGACATGGGCCAGGAGCAGTACGTGGCGGCATGGCGCGAGCTGCACCGGTTCGGGTACGTGTCGTCGGCGGAGCTGCGGCGGCTCGTCGTCGAGCGGTAGTACGGGTCCGGCACCCGGCGCGCATCCTTCCTCGGCGACCGACCAGGATTATTGGCGATCGACTACGATCCTGGGCATGCAGCTCCAGCATCCCTTCCGCACGATCACTCCGACGATCGACGGGGACGTCCTCCGCGTGCTCGCTGGCTCGGATTCCTGGTTCACGGTCGCGCGGATCCGCAGCCTCGCGGGATCGGGATCACCGGAGGGCATCCGCCGCGTCCTTCGTCGTCTGGCGGAGCAGGGCGTGGTCGACACCCAACCGGCCGGGAAGGCCGTGCTGCACAAGCTCAACCGCGACCACCTCGCTGCTCCGGCGATCCTCGACCTCTCGCGTCTCGATCGCGAGCTCCACGACCGCATCCGTGCCGCCCTCGCGGCATTCCGCGTCGCACCCCGGTTCGCCGTCCTCTTCGGCTCGGGGGCTCGGCTCTCCATGAGGCTCGACAGCGACCTCGATCTGCTGCTCGTGAGAGATCGGCCCGCCTCCGACGAATGGTCGGATGACGTCTCGGAGCTCACGCGCCGGATCCATCGGTGGACGGGAAACGACCCACGGATCATCGAGTACGGTCGCGACGACATCCGAGGGGCGGCCGCGGAGGAGCCGCTCCTGGAGTCGATCGCCGACGAGGGGATCGTGTTGACGGGGAGCGCGGCGCGCTTCCGGAAGGAGGTCGCAGGCACATGACGCCGACTCGCGAAGCAGGGCGGACCGAGGCGGACGGTCGATTCCGCAAGGCGAGGCAGTTCGCGGACGCCGCGGAGCTGTTCGCCGACGCGGCCTCCGATGACGCCGACGAGTTCGGCGATGCCTACGTCACCCTCGCGGTGCATTCCGGCATCGCCTCCGGGGACGTCATCTCGATCGTCGCCAGCGGTGAGTACTCCCCGACGGGCAACCACCAGGAGTCGGTGGCGATGCTCCGCCGGGCGGACCCGGATGCGGCCAAGCACCTCGAGAGGCTGCTCGCCCTGAAGACCAAGGCCGGCTACGCGCATCGCCCCGTCTCCTCGGACGACGTCGCCAGGGCGCGTCGCGCACACGAGGCGCTGCTGGACATCGCGTCCGCTGCCGTCGTCGGGTAGCGCTTCGAGGATCCCGTCACGAGCAGCGCGTGGCAGCCAGGTGGCTCTTCACGGAGCAGTAGCGCGCCCCCGATCCCACTATTCCGTTGCGCTGTATGTCGTCCGACTGTACAGTCGGACGACATGAGGAGGGCGAGATGACGAGGGACCCGCTGCTGCCGCTCACCGAGACGGTGGCCTGCATCCTGCTCGCGCTGCGCGAGCCGGCGCACGGGTACGCGATCATGGCGCGCGTCGAGGAGATGAGCGAGGGCGCCGTGCGCCTCGCGCCGGGGACGCTCTACGGCGCCCTCGACACGCTCGTGAAGCAGCGGCTCATCGCGCGGGTGGCGAGCGAGGATCCGCGCCGCAAGGTCTACCTCCTCACCGACAGGGGATCCGAGGTGCTCGGGCAGGACGCCGAGCGGATGGCCCACCTCGTGCGGCTCCACGCGCACGGGCCGGCACGCAGGGAGGGATGACCATGGTGATCAGGTTCTTCGTGGACTTCGACGAGGAGGAGCGCTGGCTCGACCGGATGGCGGCCGAGGGGCGGCTGATGCAGAAGCGGGGGTTCGTCTACTCCTCCACGGACATCGAACCCGGATCCGCGGTCGTGCGGATCGACTACCGGCCCCGCATGAGCGCCGACGACTTCGCCGACTACGTGCAGCTCTTCGCCGACGCGGGCTGGCGGCACATCAGCGGCAGCCGCACGAGCGGGACCCAGCACTTCGCCTCGACGACGGCGGATGCGGTCGCCGACATCTTCTCCGACGCCCGGTCCCGGGCGCAGCGCTACAAGCGCGCGCTCGACGTGAACGCGGCGGTGCTCCTGCCGCTCCTCGTGGTGGTGTCCATCCTCCTGGCGACGGAGGGCTCGGGGTTCCGCCTGGCCTTCTCGCCGGGCGAGTGGTACCTCACGCCGGGCCTGTGGGAGATGCAGGGGTGGCGGTTCGCGGGCGCGTTCCTCTTCGAGTCGGTCTTCGTGGCCCTGCGCGTGGGGCTGCCGTTCCTGATGATCGCCGCGTGCATCGTGATGCTCGTGACGGCGGTGCGCCAGGGGATCCTCTACCGGCGCGCGATCGCGGCGGCGTAGGCGACGCAGCTCTTCCCGCGTTGCCCGCAGCCCTCCGCGTCAGCGGCCGGCGACCGACGCCGCGATCCGATCCGCCGCCTCGACCGGCGTGATGCGCGACGTGTCGACCACCTCCGCGTCCGCGTGCAGCCAGGTGCGGGCGGCCTCGGCGTAGGGCTCGACGCGCGAGAAGCGGAAGGCCGACGGGCCGAGGTCCTGGTCGTGCTGGATCCGGTGGCGGAGCGTGTCCGTGTCCGCGTGCAGCACGAAGTGGCGGATCGGGACGCCGTGCGCGGTCAGACCCCCGCTGATCTCGCGCCAGTACGCCTCGACGAGCACCGTCATCGGCATCACGAGCGTGCCGCCCGCGTACTCGAGCACGCGCCGCGCGGTCTCGACGACGAGCGGCCGCCACGGCGCCCAGTGCTGGAAGTCGTCCGTCGCCGGCAGGCTCGGCCGGACGTCCATGAGCACCTCGCCGACCTTCTCGGCGTCGAGGACGCGGCTGCCGGGGATCCGCTCCTGCACGAGCCGCGCCGTCGTCGTCTTCCCCCGTGCGTCCCGTTGAGCCAGATGATCATGGCCGGAGGCTAGCGGCGGCGCGACGCCCACGGCATCCGCCGGGCGACGTATCCGGCCGCGTCCTGGTCGCCGCCGCGCCGGAGGACCAGGCTGGAGGGGCGGCGGGGACCCGGCCCCGCGCACGCGGAAGGACCCCATGCTCTCGATCGTCTACTCCAGCACCGCCGAGCGGTCCTTCGACGACGTCGACCTCGCCCAGCTCCTGGCCCAGAGCCGCGCGACCAACGCGGCGCACGGGCTGACCGGGCTCCTCGTCCACCGGCAGGGGCGCTTCCTCCAGCTGATCGAGGGGGAGGAGGCCGACGTGCGCGAGCGCATGGCCGCGATCCTCGCCGACGACCGCCACGGCCGGATCGCCACGCTCATGGAGGAGCGGATCACGGAGCGGCAGTTCCCCGACTGGACGATGGGCATGGCCAAGTACGACGCCCGCGTGGCCGAGCGGATCCCCGGCTACCGCGACACCTTCGACGACCTCGAGGGCGAGCGCCCGGACGACGTCATCCGGCCCGCGCTCCGCGAGCTGATCCGCTGGTTCCA
It encodes the following:
- a CDS encoding exonuclease SbcCD subunit D; translated protein: MRILHTSDWHLGRTLHGEDLHAHHAAFLDHLVALVEEREVDVVLVAGDVYDRAVPGVPSVTLLGDALARLSAHATVIVTPGNHDSAARLGFASGLLRDGVRILASAEALDVPVVLDDVDGPVAIYGVPYLDPDAVRASLAAADAPPLPRSHEAVLGAAMDRVRADAAGRPEARVVVVAHAFVTGAAPSESERDIRVGGFDQVPASVFRGADYVALGHLHGAQEVRAEQPGIRAPRIRYSGSPLAFSFGERMQRKSSALVELAADGSTTVELIDAPVPRRLDEVTGTLAEITDGRHADLADAWLRVHVTDPVHPAHLVARVREALPHALVVLHEPEGRVEGVRSRVVDATTDPLEVAADFVEHATGAPPTDAEALVLRQAYEQALAADRSA
- a CDS encoding adenylosuccinate synthase, which gives rise to MPAVVIIGAQWGDEGKGRATDLLGSRVDYVVKFNGGNNAGHTVVVGDEKYALHLLPSGILTPGVVPVIGNGVVVDIEVLFHELDALAARGVDVSRLRVSANAHVITHYHRTIDKVTERFLGKRQIGTTGRGIGPTYADKINRVGIRIQDLFDENILRQKVEAALDAKNHMLVKIYNRRAISAEEIVESLLSYVERLRPMVGDASLELNAALDEGKTVLFEAGQATMLDIDHGTYPFVTSSSATSGGAATGSGVAPNRLDRIIAVVKAYTTRVGAGPFPTELHDASGEYLRAKGFEFGTTTGRPRRCGWYDAPIARYTARINGVTDFVLTKLDVLSGLATIPVCVAYDVDGVRHDEVPVSQSDFHHATPVYEELPGWQEDITGCRTFADLPKNAQDYVMAIERMSGARISAVGVGPEREQVVVLHDLLEA
- a CDS encoding BLUF domain-containing protein, translating into MLSIVYSSTAERSFDDVDLAQLLAQSRATNAAHGLTGLLVHRQGRFLQLIEGEEADVRERMAAILADDRHGRIATLMEERITERQFPDWTMGMAKYDARVAERIPGYRDTFDDLEGERPDDVIRPALRELIRWFQEDTGRLS
- a CDS encoding DUF2812 domain-containing protein yields the protein MVIRFFVDFDEEERWLDRMAAEGRLMQKRGFVYSSTDIEPGSAVVRIDYRPRMSADDFADYVQLFADAGWRHISGSRTSGTQHFASTTADAVADIFSDARSRAQRYKRALDVNAAVLLPLLVVVSILLATEGSGFRLAFSPGEWYLTPGLWEMQGWRFAGAFLFESVFVALRVGLPFLMIAACIVMLVTAVRQGILYRRAIAAA
- a CDS encoding PadR family transcriptional regulator; this translates as MTRDPLLPLTETVACILLALREPAHGYAIMARVEEMSEGAVRLAPGTLYGALDTLVKQRLIARVASEDPRRKVYLLTDRGSEVLGQDAERMAHLVRLHAHGPARREG
- a CDS encoding DUF3151 domain-containing protein, with amino-acid sequence MTGENLLGVPETRLADEPEVAARIANADGDHDTLGAIAADHPQSSLVWALLADSAYVQGDRIASYAFARVGYHRGLDSLRKSGWKGQGPVPWNHEPNRGVLRSLYALRRAAAAIGEEDEVSRLSAFLRDADPTAAGHIEAATAGALPPTEAIVIRGQD
- a CDS encoding ATP-binding protein — translated: MQERIPGSRVLDAEKVGEVLMDVRPSLPATDDFQHWAPWRPLVVETARRVLEYAGGTLVMPMTVLVEAYWREISGGLTAHGVPIRHFVLHADTDTLRHRIQHDQDLGPSAFRFSRVEPYAEAARTWLHADAEVVDTSRITPVEAADRIAASVAGR
- a CDS encoding nucleotidyltransferase domain-containing protein produces the protein MVDTQPAGKAVLHKLNRDHLAAPAILDLSRLDRELHDRIRAALAAFRVAPRFAVLFGSGARLSMRLDSDLDLLLVRDRPASDEWSDDVSELTRRIHRWTGNDPRIIEYGRDDIRGAAAEEPLLESIADEGIVLTGSAARFRKEVAGT
- a CDS encoding SDR family oxidoreductase, whose amino-acid sequence is MTTWFITGASKGFGREWAEAALERGDRVAATARDTSTLDALVERYGDAVLPLQLDVTDREAGIAAVQRAAERFGTLDVVVNNAGFGQFGAIEELTEEEVRGQFEANVFGALWITQAAVTIMRAQGSGHIVQVSSIGGISAFTNTGIYHASKWALEGFSQSLALEVAEFGIHVTLVEPAGYSTDWSGASAKRAEPIAAYDGMRERRAEGYKSTTPGDPTATRDAILAIVDAEEPPLRIFLGDGPLAIAEKDYAQRLATWREWEDVSVAAHGKKD